A segment of the bacterium genome:
GCGCGGGCGAGGTCGTCGCCCCGGGCGAGGCGGTGGACGTACTGGTGGCGCTGAACGAGGAGACGGTGGAGCTGCACCGGGGCGAATTGGCGCCGCGGGGGATAATAGTCGCCGACGAGGCGTTCGGCGCGGGCGGCGACGGCGTGCTGGCGGTGCCGTACAAGGAGATAGCAACCGGCCGGTACCGCAACGTCGCGGCGCTGGGCGTCGTCGCCTGTCTGCTCGGCCTCGACGAAGAGCTCGTGGCCGGCGTCGTGGAGGG
Coding sequences within it:
- a CDS encoding 2-oxoacid:acceptor oxidoreductase family protein, giving the protein MAERELNVLVGGEAGQGLATVGSILTKSLVRAGYRVVVTQGYQSRIRGGHNTFAVRASAGEVVAPGEAVDVLVALNEETVELHRGELAPRGIIVADEAFGAGGDGVLAVPYKEIATGRYRNVAALGVVACLLGLDEELVAGVVEG